A region of the Cherax quadricarinatus isolate ZL_2023a unplaced genomic scaffold, ASM3850222v1 Contig2802, whole genome shotgun sequence genome:
GCTTTCTGTTAACGTTCGTTCGTTCGTGCTTTCTGTTagtgagactttgtaaatggtcgaagtcggactgaaacgtcgtcgtgagctcctctctcctgtgtgcgggttatttgtgtattgctccagtcacggtattgtgcctttttgttatttaatgatATCCATTTTAACCATGCCTTGTTACCAATTCTTGTGGAGTAAAGCCTATAGGGCCAGGAGTCTTACCAAATAATATGGTACCCATTAGTATTACATCCATTATGCCTACTTTCCAATTAATTGGAAAGTAGGCATAATTTTTTCTGCTTTGCTCTCATTCTGGTTAGAGTCTGAGTTAAATATCCAAATTAGGTTCTATTGAAAAAATTAATGCAATCATGAAACAACAGTTATTAATGGTTAGTCTTAATTTCATCTGAACTTAACCCACTTATTTCCTTTCCTAACTTCATTTCATCCTCAGTAGGATAATAAAATTGGCACCATTTATTTCTTTGTCACCATTAAAAATTACCGAATATTCAATAGAACCAAAACGGTGAACCTGGCATTCTTTTTTCAGATCATTGATATAATATCATGCCTGATGGAATGTATAAATCGAAGAGGCCTCCTGGATGTCAACAATGGCAGGCAAAAAATGAAAAAGTTCAGCTAATGCGAAAAATGGCTGAGTCTATGGTTCAGTATCTCAGTGTTATCTTACTGATAACACTGATGTCGATTCTGACTCCGTCAATGATAATATAAGCGAGAGTAATGAAGGGAATAAGAGTCTGCGAGAGTTAGCATCGATGTGTGACGTTTCTTCTTCGAAAATTCCAATTCCAGACTATTCCAGGATTGAAATCATCAAAAGAGGTAGTTATGTTTATCAGAACAAGGATGGCCCTTTTCGTGTTACAAAGAGAAAAAATGCAAAAGGCGATGAGCGTCAGCTTTCTAAAGAATGGTTCTACAAACAGATGCAGAATTGTGAGAAAGTTTtgcgatcatggatggtatactcgccagtcagTGGGAAAttatactgttactgctgtagatTGTTTACCTCTAGTGTTACAAGTATAACATCAAAGTTTGTGACTGGGTATCAAATATGGTGGAAGCTGAACCCAAAAGTACACAATCATGAAACTTCTGATGAACACCTACGTTGCCTCGAGAATTGGAAAATCATGGCAACCGGTTTAAGGGTGAACAAAACCATTGATGCACAAATGTTTCAATGAAAATCCAGAAGAAAAGGTGGAAGGAAATATTGTACAGGTTGCTCGAGATTACACTGTTTCTGGCTAAACAGAACTTAGCATTTCGCGGACACAGGGAGGACGAATTCTCATCAAATAGAGGAAACTTCTTGAGATGGTTGAATTAATAGCTAAGTATGATCCTCTGATAAAAGAGCACCTAATGAGACTGAAGTGCAGCTCAAGTGAACACAGGTCATCAGTTTCGTATCTCTCGCCATCAACTCAAAATGAGTTTTTAAGTGTTCTGGTAAATCGAGTCAAAGAGAAACTCGTTACTGATATCAAGAGAGCTGTACACTACAGCGTTATGTTTGACAGTACACCAGATGTGACACACACTGACCAAATGTCAGAAGTTATCAGGTACTTGCAAATGGAGGATGGAAGAGTTCAAGTGAAGgaagtttttcttgttttttttccttTGAATGGCAAAAAAGCTGCTGATATCAGTTCTGATATCCTGAAAAAGCTGGAAAGTGATGGACTGGACTTCATGCTGTGCCGTGCTCAGGGATATGACAATGCTGCCACCATGGCTGGGGTCCATGGGGGTGAACAAGTCATTcttaaagaaaagaaaaagaaggcAATTTTCAGTGGTTGTGTGGACCATTCATTGAACTTGTGTGGTCAGCATTCTTTTGCCGAGAATTCATCAtgtgtaaaatttgttggtagtcTTGAGTCAGCGTATACATTCTTTGCCTCCTCCACCCATCGATGGGATGTATTAATGGACCATACTGTAGTCTCTTTGGAAAGATTATCAACAACAAGATGGAGTTCTCATTACAATGCAGTGAAACCAGTAGCTGAATCTTTCGAGAAATTTGTGGCAGTGACTGAAGCTCTTTGCGATCCACGGGAAAATTTGGATACAAGAGGAGCAGCACAAGGTCTTCTCCctgcttcattcattcattagggatttgccgATACTTCCggtccgggtcttctccagatggtgacccggcggtggcccccgggtggggggtgtcgttcatcttcttctttcttctgtcttctttcttgggccctccgggtGGAGGGTTTCTCCCTGCTGTGTGTGATTTCACATTTGTGTGTTATCTGTATTTCTGGTGTGACATACTTCGGGAGGTTCAGCGTGCACAGCAGTACTGGCAGACTAAGGATTTAACTCTTGACAAAGTGGTGGTGAAGTTAGACGCACTACGATTATTTTTGAATGAAGGGCGAGATCGCATAGTGGAAAGTTCAATACAACAGCACTTTTGAAATGTGAGAAGTATGGATTTCCAACAGAGAGAAGAATCAGGTTAAAGAAAAGGATGGCAGGGGAGCAGGCAAGAGATTCCGGACTCACTCTACAGGAAGAAAACAAGATGGCGATGTTGGAGTGCATTGATCGTTTTCATAATGAACTCGAGATACGATCAAAAGCAATAAAGgacgtggcagccatgtttgtggtCATTCAAAGAATCTTGTACAAGCTACTGAAGAAGAATTGAAGGTGATGGCTTGAAGACTCACAGTCTTCTATAATGAAATATGCAAGAATGAGCTCATGCTTGAAATACCAAGACTAAGGAGACACCTGCAAGCTGCTGATGTTGATCTTGAAAAAGTTAAGCACTGGACTGCACTGGATGTACTAACATTCATAGTTGAATGGTATTTCATTGAATTTCTTCCAACTCTCACTCTTTCGTCTCCCTGTCTTCTGCTTTCCTGATTTGTTTTCTCTTTGGTCTTCACTATCAATCCTTACTTGCGAAGAAAAATAAAACGGCATTGGATTCCATTGTGGGTTCACGTTGTGAAAAATTTAACACTCTGCCTGAGGTTGTTCCTTACTATACGTgtttctgtgtcttcttgtgAAAGGAGTTTCTCCAATTTGAAGCTGATTAAAAACTATTTACGGTCCACAAAGAGTCGAACCAGAATCTCTTACATAGCAATGTTATCCATATAAAATGGGTCAGTTGACAGCATTGATTTTGATgaggtgatagatgattttgcaggattgaaggcaaggaaatgtatgatctgattcactgagatgttacctgtactcaaggtcaaatcggaactagtgtttctttgatattgcaatgtttttctttattttctaagtttttttttttggcattgttgaagaataataaatgtaggatgtgttagCTGCACTTAAAGtgatatttgagtttatgtttcctcagtattactacgattatttattttatcattaataaagtcactggtcatgcagtagtgacgtaactggagtttactccccccatccccccgcccttggatttcatgggggtaaCACCAAAGACGCCGCCCTGGgggacaccaaccctagcaacgccTCTGCTAATGTCACTAATATTTGGAACGCTGATTCTAAATGTAATATCGCTTTTTCTCAATAACGAAATTTTAATTAAAAGGTAAATATTTTAAGTTTTTATTTCTGGCCTGTAATCTTTATTGACTTCCTCGCAATGGATGGGTATGAGGAGCCTAATAAATCTAAATGACTGGTCTCAAAATAACAATTTTTGTATATACAACACACGCTTCCACACAcaaaaacatacatacacatcacacacacacacacacacacaaaacacgcaAACACGCAaatacacgcatacacatacacatacacacatgcacacacacacacacacacacacacacacacacacacacacacacacacacacacacacacacacacacacacatggggatttgaggaaatggaaggcatggacatgattggagaaagagactacattgtaggtacaattcagtccggagaacataaagtagtcattggagtgatgtataacccaccacagaactgcaggaggccaagagaggagtacgaagaaaacaacagggtgatggtggacacactggctgaggtggcaagaagagctcactcgagcagagcaaagttactggtaatgggcgatttcaaccacagggagatcgactgggaaaacctggagccacatgggggtcccgaaacatggagagccaagatgatggatgtggtacttgaaaacctcatgcatcaacatgtcagggacacaaccagagagagaggggaggatgagccagcaagactggatcttgtgttcaccctgagcagttcagacattgaggacatcacttacgagaggccccttggagctagcgatcacgtggttctgagttttgattatatagtagagttacaagtggagaaggcaacaggaactgaaggggacaggccaaactataaaaggggggactacacaggtatgagaaacttcctgcaggaggttcagtgggacagagaaatggtaggaaaatcagtaaacgagatgatggaatatgtggcaacaaagtgcaaggaggcagaggaaaggtttgttcctaagggaaacagaaataataggaagaccaaaacgagtccttggtttacccgaaggtgtagggaggcaaaaactaagtgcaacagagaatggaaaaggtacaggaggcataggacccaggaaaacaaggagattagtagaagagccagaaacgagtatgcacagataaggagggaggcccagcgacagtatgaaaacgacatatcatcgaaagtcaaatctgacccgaaactgctgtatagccacattaggaggaagacaacagtcaaggaccaggtgataaggctgaggaaagaaggtggagaactcacaagaaacgatcaagaggtatgtgaggagctcaacacgagatttaaggaagtatttacagtagagacaggaaggattcTTGGgacacagaccagatggggacaccagcaaggaatacaccaacaagtgttggacgacatacatacagatgaggaggaggtgaagaaactgctaagggacatcgatacctcaaaggcaatgggaccggacaacatctccccatgggtccttagagagggagcagatatgttgtgcgtgccacttactaCAATCTTCAagacgtccctggaaactgggcaactacctgaggtatggaagacggcaaatgtagttcccatttttaaaaaaggagacagaaaagaggcactaaactatagacctgtgtcattgacgtgtatagtatacaaagttatggagaagattatcaggaggagagtggtggagcacctggaacggaacaagagtataaatgccaaccagcacggattcatggaaggcaaatcctgtgtcacaaaccttctggagttttatgataaaataacagaagtaagacacgagagagaggggtgggttgattgcatcttcttggactgcatgaaggcctttgacacagttcctcacaagagattagtgcagaagctagagcatcaggcgcatataacaggaagggcactgcaatggatcagagaatacctgacagggaggcaacaacgagtcatggtacgtaatgatgtatcacagtgggcacctgtgacgagcggggtcccacaggggtcggtcctaggaccagtgctatttttggtatatgtgaactacatgatggaagggttagactcagaagtgtccctgattgcagatgatgtgaagttaatgaggagaattaaatcagatgaggaccaggcaggacttcaaagagacctggacagactggacacctggtccagcaaatggcttctcgaatttaatcctgccaaatgcaaagtcatgaagataggggaaaggcacagaagaccacagacagagtataggctaggtggccaaagactgcaaacctcactcaaggagaaagatcttggggtgagtataacaccgagcatgtctccggaagcacacatcaatcagataactgctgcagcatatgggcgcctggcaaacctgagaacagcattccgataccttagtaaggaatcgttcaagacactgtacaccgtgtatgtcaggcccatactggagtatgcagcacctgtttggaacccgcacttgataaagcacgtcaagaaactagagaaagtacaaaggtttgcgacaaggttagttccagagctaaggggaatgtcctatgaagaaagattaagggaaatcggcctgacgacactggaggacaggagggtcaggggagacatgataacgacatataaaatactgcgtggaatagacaaggtggacaaagacaggatgttccagggaggggacacagaaacaagaggccacaattggaagttgaagacacaaatgagtcagagagatattaggaagtatttcttcagtcagagttgtcaggcagtggaatagcctagaaaatgacgtagtggaggcaggaaccatacacagttttaagacgaggtttgataaagctcatggagcggggagagagagggcctagtagcaaccggtgaagaggcgggg
Encoded here:
- the LOC138851917 gene encoding LOW QUALITY PROTEIN: zinc finger MYM-type protein 1-like (The sequence of the model RefSeq protein was modified relative to this genomic sequence to represent the inferred CDS: inserted 2 bases in 2 codons), with the protein product MCDVSSSKIPIPDYSRIEIIKRGSYVYQNKDGPFRVTKRKNAKGDERQLSKEWFYKQMQNCEKVLRSWMVYSPVSGKLYCYCCRLFTSSVTSITSKFVTGYQIWWKLNPKVHNHETSDEHLRCLENWKIMATGLRVNKTIDAQMXSMKIQKKRWKEILYRLLEITLFLAKQNLAFRGHREDEFSSNRGNFXEMVELIAKYDPLIKEHLMRLKCSSSEHRSSVSYLSPSTQNEFLSVLVNRVKEKLVTDIKRAVHYSVMFDSTPDVTHTDQMSEVIRYLQMEDGRVQVKEVFLVFFPLNGKKAADISSDILKKLESDGLDFMLCRAQGYDNAATMAGVHGGEQVILKEKKKKAIFSGCVDHSLNLCGQHSFAENSSCVKFVGSLESAYTFFASSTHRWDVLMDHTVVSLERLSTTRWSSHYNAVKPVAESFEKFVAVTEALCDPRENLDTRGAAQGLLPASFIH